In a genomic window of Occallatibacter riparius:
- a CDS encoding ABC transporter ATP-binding protein yields MKRFIGLLRFGLPYTFYWLPGVLLLAAVGFLDALRMAFFVPILGVVLKPDNPSSALPLFPFAPAKWQFDIHRFFPPALHIHNVLTVVAWALVGSTVLKGICDYVGTYLVNYAGFGLITDLRNRLYEVIMRRSASFFHRHPTASILSTLINDVDKVQTSVSTVLGDFLQQFFTFVFTVALVIMLGGRLSWVLLLFVPVVITSARRIGRSVQSRTRTGQDKLAEIQNILHETVTGHRIVKAFSNEIFEITRFKSAARRLFKANLRSVRIQSISSPLMDTIGSIAIALLLWIGRNEINHGRMDAAVFITFIIALFKLYDPVRRFASYYNSFHQALGASASIFTFLEHRDDVKEKPHPRGLPGFHKFIKFENVGFSYSSEDGEHQILHNIDLEVRAGEVLALVGPSGAGKSTLVNLIPRFFDVTSGRILIDNYDIRDLSLNSLRRQIAQVTQETILFNDTVRHNIAYGQPEMKFELVEAAARNALAHDFITRMPQGYDTVIGEKGFRLSGGERQRMAIARAILKNAPILILDEATSALDAESESLVQTALANLIQNRTVVVIAHRLSTVRRANRIAVVEEGRITAIGSHDELLITSPTYRRLYQLQFMEPAEGNGDRGPNHGLDQLEPEPTPPQLLEPALSREAEE; encoded by the coding sequence ATGAAGCGCTTTATCGGACTGCTCCGGTTTGGGCTGCCGTACACGTTTTACTGGTTGCCGGGCGTCCTCTTGTTAGCCGCTGTTGGATTCCTCGATGCCCTCCGGATGGCCTTCTTCGTTCCGATCCTGGGCGTCGTTCTCAAGCCCGACAATCCATCCAGCGCTCTGCCGCTCTTTCCCTTCGCTCCCGCCAAATGGCAGTTCGACATCCACCGGTTCTTCCCGCCGGCACTGCACATTCACAACGTGCTCACCGTTGTAGCCTGGGCGCTTGTTGGTTCCACGGTTCTCAAAGGGATTTGCGACTACGTCGGCACCTATCTCGTCAATTACGCCGGCTTCGGCCTCATCACCGATCTCCGCAACCGCCTCTACGAAGTCATCATGCGCCGCTCGGCGAGCTTCTTCCATCGCCACCCCACGGCCTCCATTCTCTCCACGCTGATCAACGACGTAGACAAGGTCCAGACCTCGGTCAGCACGGTTCTCGGAGACTTCCTCCAACAGTTCTTCACCTTCGTCTTCACCGTCGCGCTTGTCATCATGCTCGGCGGACGGCTCAGTTGGGTGCTGCTGCTCTTCGTGCCCGTCGTCATCACATCCGCGCGGCGCATTGGCCGTTCCGTGCAATCGCGCACCCGCACCGGCCAGGACAAGCTCGCTGAAATCCAGAACATCCTTCACGAGACCGTCACCGGCCATCGCATCGTCAAAGCCTTCTCCAACGAGATCTTTGAGATCACTCGCTTCAAAAGCGCTGCGCGCCGCCTCTTCAAAGCCAACCTCCGCAGCGTCCGCATTCAGTCCATCAGCTCGCCGCTCATGGACACCATCGGCTCCATCGCCATCGCCTTGCTGTTGTGGATTGGTCGCAATGAAATCAACCACGGCCGCATGGACGCAGCCGTTTTCATTACTTTCATCATCGCCCTTTTCAAGCTCTACGACCCGGTTCGCCGCTTCGCGTCCTACTACAACAGCTTCCATCAGGCCCTTGGCGCGTCGGCGTCCATCTTCACCTTCCTCGAGCATCGTGACGACGTGAAAGAGAAACCCCATCCCCGCGGCCTGCCCGGCTTCCACAAATTCATCAAGTTTGAGAATGTTGGCTTCTCCTATTCCAGCGAAGATGGCGAACACCAGATCCTCCACAACATCGACCTAGAAGTCCGCGCCGGCGAAGTCCTCGCGCTCGTCGGACCCAGCGGGGCAGGGAAGTCCACCCTCGTCAATCTCATCCCTCGCTTTTTCGATGTCACCTCCGGCCGCATTCTCATCGACAACTACGACATCCGCGACCTCTCTCTCAATTCCCTCCGCCGTCAGATCGCCCAGGTCACCCAAGAAACCATCCTCTTCAACGACACCGTGCGCCACAACATCGCCTATGGCCAGCCCGAAATGAAGTTCGAGCTCGTTGAGGCCGCCGCGCGCAACGCCCTTGCTCACGACTTCATCACCCGCATGCCCCAGGGCTACGACACCGTCATCGGCGAAAAAGGCTTCCGCCTCTCCGGCGGCGAGCGCCAGCGCATGGCCATCGCGCGCGCCATCCTCAAGAACGCGCCCATCCTCATCCTCGACGAAGCCACTTCCGCCCTCGATGCGGAGAGCGAGTCGCTCGTGCAGACCGCGCTCGCCAACCTCATCCAGAACCGCACCGTCGTCGTCATCGCGCATCGCCTCAGCACCGTGCGCCGCGCCAATCGCATCGCCGTTGTCGAAGAAGGCCGCATCACCGCCATCGGCTCGCATGACGAGCTCCTGATCACCTCGCCCACCTATCGCCGCCTCTATCAGCTCCAGTTCATGGAACCCGCCGAAGGCAACGGCGATCGCGGTCCAAATCACGGTCTCGACCAGCTCGAACCCGAACCCACACCACCACAGCTTCTCGAACCCGCTCTCTCTCGCGAGGCGGAGGAATAA
- a CDS encoding YicC/YloC family endoribonuclease yields MPLYSMTGYARVQVSVPIGEQAQLGYTLSLKSVNHRFLDIQLRLPSGLDELEMELRRALKENLVRGHVDLTLSIERSAQTAAGYNREFVANYIAAFAAAREEHALTGQPDLNAILRLPGALQADSRSNSDQDLAPLTESVKNEIGPLLQQLKAMRAREGESLEAILHASLDRLTEAVAGVAQLRPEVDQRYQERLTQRLTTAVGNEFNRQRLLEEVAVLVDRSDIAEELARMNTHIGHFRELLSAGGEVGKKLDFLLQEMNREANTLLSKTGGVGGKGTKITELGLAMKAEIEKAREQIQNVE; encoded by the coding sequence ATGCCTCTCTATTCAATGACCGGCTATGCCCGCGTCCAGGTCAGCGTCCCCATCGGGGAGCAGGCCCAGCTCGGCTACACACTCAGCCTCAAGAGCGTCAATCACCGCTTCCTCGACATCCAGCTGCGCCTGCCTTCCGGCCTCGATGAACTCGAGATGGAGCTGCGCCGCGCCCTCAAGGAAAACCTCGTCCGCGGCCACGTCGATCTCACACTCTCTATCGAGCGCTCCGCCCAGACCGCCGCCGGTTACAACCGCGAGTTCGTTGCCAATTACATCGCCGCGTTCGCCGCCGCGCGCGAAGAGCACGCCCTCACCGGCCAGCCCGACCTCAACGCCATTCTCCGTCTCCCCGGTGCGCTCCAGGCTGACAGTCGCAGCAACAGTGATCAAGATCTCGCCCCGCTTACGGAGAGCGTCAAAAACGAGATCGGCCCGCTCCTCCAGCAGCTCAAGGCCATGCGCGCTCGCGAGGGCGAATCGCTCGAAGCCATCCTGCACGCCTCGCTTGACCGCCTCACTGAAGCCGTTGCCGGCGTCGCGCAGCTCCGTCCTGAGGTCGACCAGCGCTACCAGGAGCGGCTCACGCAGCGCCTCACCACTGCGGTCGGCAATGAGTTCAACCGCCAGCGCTTGCTTGAAGAGGTCGCCGTCCTCGTCGATCGCAGCGACATCGCCGAAGAACTCGCCCGCATGAACACCCACATCGGCCACTTCCGCGAACTGCTCTCCGCCGGCGGCGAAGTCGGCAAGAAGCTCGACTTCCTCCTGCAGGAGATGAACCGCGAAGCCAACACGCTTTTGTCGAAAACCGGCGGCGTCGGCGGCAAAGGCACCAAGATTACCGAGCTCGGCCTCGCCATGAAAGCCGAAATCGAAAAAGCCCGCGAACAAATCCAGAACGTCGAATAA
- the gmk gene encoding guanylate kinase, whose protein sequence is MAGILFIISAPSGSGKSTIVNELRKQVTGIDFSISYTTRAPRGSEEDGREYHFCNRADFERMIAEGAFLEHAEVFGNLYGTARHSLEDARKQGHDLLLDIDVQGAAQVRQKMPEAVSVFVMPPNPKVLRTRLRNRSRAEGQVNEAELYRRLSEASKEIENYTGYTYILVNDILDRAVAQLEAIVRAERYYRNSEPIAVRSRRVLEVAAACRQSNSQERLKPVLEAFGIGPDSNQQQFNFEEDPDED, encoded by the coding sequence ATGGCAGGCATCCTCTTCATCATCTCCGCACCCTCCGGCTCCGGTAAGAGCACCATCGTCAACGAGCTGCGCAAGCAGGTTACGGGCATCGACTTTTCCATCTCCTACACCACCCGCGCCCCGCGCGGCTCTGAAGAAGATGGCCGCGAGTACCATTTCTGTAATCGCGCCGACTTCGAGCGCATGATCGCCGAAGGCGCCTTCCTCGAGCATGCCGAAGTCTTCGGCAACCTCTACGGCACAGCCCGCCACTCGCTTGAAGACGCCCGCAAGCAAGGCCACGACCTGCTCCTCGACATCGATGTGCAAGGCGCCGCGCAGGTCCGCCAGAAAATGCCGGAGGCAGTCAGCGTCTTCGTCATGCCGCCCAACCCCAAGGTCCTGCGCACCCGCCTGCGCAACCGCAGCCGCGCTGAGGGCCAGGTAAACGAGGCCGAGCTCTACCGCCGCCTATCTGAAGCCAGCAAGGAGATCGAGAACTACACCGGCTATACCTACATACTGGTCAACGACATACTCGACCGCGCCGTGGCCCAGCTTGAAGCAATCGTGCGAGCTGAGCGATACTATCGCAACAGCGAACCGATAGCCGTCCGCTCACGCCGTGTACTTGAAGTTGCAGCGGCCTGTCGCCAGTCCAACTCCCAGGAACGGCTCAAGCCCGTTCTTGAGGCCTTTGGGATAGGCCCCGATTCGAACCAGCAGCAGTTCAATTTCGAAGAGGACCCGGATGAAGATTGA
- the rpoZ gene encoding DNA-directed RNA polymerase subunit omega gives MKIETQFDSNYRKVLVAARRARQIQNGSSALVNTHSTKACRIAQDEIEAGKIAFVRKEEVPVVKPAVDENGLPIIHG, from the coding sequence ATGAAGATTGAGACTCAGTTCGATTCCAACTACCGTAAAGTTCTCGTCGCGGCCCGCCGCGCCCGCCAGATCCAGAACGGCTCTTCAGCCCTCGTCAACACCCACTCCACCAAGGCCTGCCGCATCGCCCAGGACGAAATCGAAGCCGGCAAGATCGCCTTCGTTCGCAAGGAAGAGGTCCCCGTCGTCAAGCCCGCTGTCGACGAAAACGGCCTACCGATCATCCACGGCTAA
- a CDS encoding phospholipase C has product MKHIVFMEEENRSLDSYFGALREYWSQNGYPDESFDGLPQFNPMNGALPHYGAPPSLPGCDPSSPASNCIWDPARPIVSFHYQTECTESLSGAWGPSHFDWDYNDPVGNHAAKMNGFVWSAAQTARYKQFHDIEGRRAMGYYDGDDLNYYYFMASNFATSDRWFQPVMSNTAPGRAYLIAGTSGGYVYPLGTDRSDRSALDVKTIFQQLETAGITWKIYVNPAGSACKGPPYDPACLVTLSDLWGFSFYQKAAEEYPRHIAPISEYFSDVKNGTLPQVAEITQWGRDEHPGTNVQRGAQYVSTLINALMQSQSWKDSVFILTYDESGGFYDHVSPQPEPSPDGIKPLDLEPGELCTRSTGPICDFVYTGGRIPLIVVSPFTKRHYVSHTVADTTAILKLIETRFNLPSLTKRDAAQMDMTEFFDFDNPPWISPPTPPAQNTNGACYYDHLP; this is encoded by the coding sequence TTGAAGCACATTGTCTTCATGGAAGAGGAAAACCGAAGTCTGGACAGCTACTTTGGCGCGCTCAGGGAGTATTGGTCCCAGAACGGCTACCCGGACGAGTCTTTCGACGGTCTACCGCAATTCAATCCAATGAACGGTGCGTTGCCACACTACGGTGCGCCGCCGTCGCTCCCTGGTTGCGATCCCAGTTCACCGGCATCCAATTGTATCTGGGATCCTGCCCGCCCGATCGTTTCGTTTCATTACCAGACCGAGTGCACCGAATCGCTTTCGGGCGCGTGGGGTCCATCGCATTTCGACTGGGATTACAACGATCCCGTGGGCAACCACGCAGCGAAGATGAATGGTTTTGTCTGGTCAGCCGCGCAAACCGCCCGCTACAAGCAGTTTCACGATATCGAGGGCCGCCGCGCGATGGGGTACTACGATGGCGATGACCTGAACTACTACTACTTCATGGCCTCGAATTTCGCCACGTCCGATCGATGGTTCCAACCCGTGATGTCGAATACTGCACCAGGTCGAGCATATTTAATCGCGGGCACGTCGGGCGGATATGTTTACCCCTTGGGAACTGATCGCTCCGACCGGTCTGCGCTCGATGTCAAGACGATCTTTCAGCAACTCGAGACTGCCGGCATCACATGGAAGATCTATGTGAATCCGGCGGGGAGCGCTTGCAAAGGGCCACCGTATGATCCGGCATGTCTGGTGACGCTGAGCGATTTGTGGGGCTTCTCTTTCTACCAGAAGGCGGCTGAGGAATACCCTCGACACATCGCACCTATTTCTGAGTATTTCAGCGATGTGAAGAACGGCACACTTCCACAGGTGGCGGAGATAACGCAATGGGGCCGGGACGAACACCCGGGCACCAACGTGCAGCGTGGTGCTCAGTATGTGTCCACGCTGATCAACGCGCTCATGCAGAGCCAATCGTGGAAAGATTCGGTCTTTATTTTGACCTACGACGAGAGCGGCGGGTTCTACGACCACGTCTCCCCGCAGCCGGAGCCCAGCCCCGACGGTATCAAGCCTTTGGATCTTGAGCCCGGCGAATTGTGTACGCGGTCGACCGGCCCGATCTGTGATTTTGTCTACACCGGGGGCCGCATTCCACTGATCGTGGTTTCTCCTTTCACAAAAAGGCACTACGTCTCGCATACCGTAGCGGATACAACGGCGATCCTGAAGCTGATTGAAACGCGATTCAATCTGCCTTCGCTCACCAAGCGCGACGCGGCACAGATGGACATGACGGAGTTTTTCGACTTTGACAATCCGCCTTGGATATCCCCGCCTACCCCGCCAGCGCAGAACACAAACGGAGCGTGTTATTACGATCATCTGCCGTGA
- a CDS encoding S41 family peptidase codes for MTVRAVLSFLLLSYLPGIAQVAVSRASVQTILGFEDQTSHELSGWYLNPAGTVFADDQVAHSGRWSVRLQRDGQTADGFSAITRKIPVDFQGGVVELRGSLRLENISGYAGLWMREDADGQMLALENMQSQKVTGSHDWTEYRITLPLDAQAQELYFGVLASGSAGKVWADDLQFYVDGKPIEQVAAKAAAADVPADTEFDKGSRIQVTALSDVQVDNLVTLGRVWGFLKYHHPAVTAGRRNWDYDLFRVLPEVLAASDRKQADDAILKWIEALGPVSECKPCVPAPIGDLSLKPALEWIHDRSALGVPLAASLEQIYANRSGRQFYVSLAPDVGNPAFVHEGAYPQLAYADFGFQLLALFRWWNIMQYWAPDREIAGQDWPAVLAHSIRKVALAADKKAYELALFELIATANDTHANLWSSLADRPPTGECRVPVDVRFVNDKAVVYRTPANDGGLQAGDVIERLEGAPVAQLVADWRVFYADSNEAARRRDMAASLTRGACGAVSIDVTRAGKTETIKTQRVADKAGFATHDKGGDTFQLLSPSVAYVKLSSIKASDLPGYFAKAKGTKGLIVDIRNYPSEFMPFAIGQYFATKPTPFVSFTFAELANPGAFRFGPGPLIQPGPEHYGGKMIILVDEMSQSQAEYTAMALRAMPNALVVGSTTAGADGNVSRIPLPGNLSTMISGLGVYYPDHRQTQRVGIVPDVVAGPTIEGIAAGHDDVLLIALELIEGGSGASGREGAW; via the coding sequence ATGACCGTGCGTGCCGTTTTGTCGTTCCTTTTGTTGTCTTATCTTCCTGGAATCGCGCAGGTTGCTGTTTCCCGCGCGAGTGTACAGACCATCCTTGGATTCGAGGATCAGACAAGTCACGAGCTGTCGGGGTGGTACTTGAACCCTGCGGGGACGGTTTTTGCCGACGACCAGGTAGCGCACAGCGGCCGCTGGTCAGTGCGATTGCAGCGAGACGGGCAGACGGCGGATGGATTCTCGGCAATCACGCGCAAGATTCCGGTCGATTTTCAGGGAGGGGTGGTTGAGCTGCGGGGATCTCTGCGACTCGAAAATATTTCGGGCTATGCAGGACTGTGGATGCGTGAAGATGCCGACGGGCAGATGCTGGCGCTCGAAAACATGCAGTCGCAGAAGGTGACAGGATCGCACGATTGGACGGAGTACCGGATCACCCTGCCGCTTGACGCACAGGCACAGGAACTCTACTTCGGCGTGCTCGCTTCCGGAAGCGCCGGCAAAGTCTGGGCGGACGATTTGCAGTTCTACGTGGATGGAAAGCCGATTGAGCAGGTGGCAGCCAAGGCTGCTGCAGCGGATGTTCCGGCGGACACAGAGTTCGACAAGGGATCGCGCATTCAGGTAACGGCTCTCTCGGATGTGCAGGTGGATAACCTGGTCACGCTGGGACGCGTGTGGGGATTTTTGAAATATCACCACCCCGCGGTTACCGCCGGACGGCGCAACTGGGACTACGACCTGTTCCGTGTGCTGCCGGAGGTGCTTGCGGCGTCGGATCGAAAGCAGGCAGACGACGCTATTCTGAAGTGGATTGAGGCGCTGGGTCCGGTGAGTGAATGCAAGCCTTGTGTTCCTGCGCCGATAGGCGATCTGAGTTTGAAGCCGGCGCTCGAATGGATACATGACCGCTCTGCGCTTGGAGTGCCGCTCGCCGCATCGCTTGAGCAGATCTATGCGAATCGGAGCGGACGGCAGTTCTATGTGTCGCTGGCTCCAGATGTGGGAAATCCTGCTTTTGTCCATGAGGGAGCCTATCCGCAGCTGGCCTATGCTGACTTTGGTTTTCAACTGCTGGCGCTTTTCCGATGGTGGAACATCATGCAGTACTGGGCGCCGGATCGGGAGATTGCAGGCCAGGACTGGCCCGCAGTGCTGGCGCATTCCATTCGCAAGGTAGCGCTCGCGGCGGACAAGAAAGCGTATGAGCTGGCCTTGTTCGAACTGATCGCGACGGCCAATGACACGCACGCGAATCTATGGAGTTCTCTCGCGGATCGCCCGCCCACAGGCGAGTGCAGAGTGCCCGTGGATGTGCGCTTTGTGAATGACAAGGCCGTTGTGTATCGCACGCCAGCGAACGATGGCGGGCTGCAGGCCGGGGATGTCATTGAGAGGCTTGAGGGTGCGCCCGTTGCACAGTTGGTGGCCGACTGGCGGGTCTTCTATGCAGATTCAAATGAAGCGGCGCGGCGGCGGGATATGGCCGCGAGTCTTACGCGGGGAGCGTGCGGTGCGGTTTCGATTGACGTAACGCGGGCTGGGAAGACGGAGACGATCAAAACGCAGCGAGTGGCAGACAAGGCTGGATTTGCTACGCACGATAAGGGAGGAGATACGTTCCAGCTCTTGTCGCCATCGGTGGCCTATGTGAAGTTGTCGAGCATCAAAGCCAGCGACTTGCCGGGCTATTTTGCGAAGGCGAAGGGCACGAAGGGGTTGATCGTGGATATTCGCAACTACCCTTCGGAGTTCATGCCGTTTGCGATAGGCCAGTATTTTGCGACGAAGCCGACACCTTTTGTCAGCTTCACGTTCGCGGAGCTTGCCAATCCGGGAGCATTTCGGTTCGGGCCGGGTCCGCTGATTCAGCCGGGGCCCGAGCACTATGGCGGGAAGATGATCATCCTGGTGGATGAAATGTCGCAGAGCCAGGCGGAGTACACGGCGATGGCGCTGCGGGCGATGCCGAATGCGCTGGTGGTGGGGAGCACGACGGCGGGTGCTGATGGGAACGTGTCGCGCATCCCACTGCCAGGAAACCTGAGCACGATGATCAGCGGCCTGGGGGTGTACTACCCGGATCATCGGCAAACGCAGCGGGTGGGCATCGTTCCGGACGTTGTGGCCGGCCCCACGATTGAGGGGATCGCCGCAGGGCATGACGACGTTCTGCTGATCGCTCTTGAGCTGATTGAAGGCGGGAGTGGAGCTTCAGGAAGAGAAGGCGCGTGGTAG
- a CDS encoding lipid-binding SYLF domain-containing protein, translated as MKRAVVVLALLGFAFQCLAESDREKDINRLDKAARSLHELMSAPDQRIPDHVLKHARCLAVVPHLVKGGFVFGGEEGKGVATCRTATGWSAPTFFEMGGGSWGTQFGVESVDLVMVVRGREGMQKLLSSKFELGRDASAAVGPVGRHSSENVDLKMNALILTYSHAKGAFLGMTFDGAVVRPDNSAQRAMYGARGTTSRALLGEIPPPASARPFLIAVRGAEGRAVAHRSGRHARTHTRALHETASAH; from the coding sequence ATGAAGAGAGCGGTAGTCGTGCTCGCACTTCTTGGCTTTGCGTTTCAGTGTCTGGCCGAGTCCGATCGCGAGAAAGACATCAACCGGCTTGATAAAGCGGCTAGATCGTTGCACGAACTCATGAGTGCACCCGACCAGCGAATCCCTGACCACGTTCTGAAGCACGCCAGGTGCCTGGCAGTGGTGCCACATCTGGTCAAGGGTGGCTTCGTCTTCGGTGGAGAAGAAGGAAAAGGTGTCGCCACCTGTCGCACTGCGACAGGCTGGAGCGCCCCAACGTTCTTCGAGATGGGTGGCGGTAGCTGGGGAACTCAGTTCGGCGTAGAATCCGTGGATCTCGTAATGGTCGTGAGGGGCAGGGAAGGGATGCAGAAACTCCTGTCCAGCAAGTTCGAGCTGGGTAGGGATGCATCGGCGGCCGTAGGGCCAGTGGGCCGGCACTCGTCAGAGAACGTGGACCTGAAGATGAATGCGCTCATCCTTACCTACTCGCACGCCAAGGGCGCCTTTCTAGGCATGACCTTCGACGGCGCTGTGGTGCGTCCTGATAATTCCGCACAGCGCGCAATGTACGGCGCTCGGGGCACCACCAGCAGAGCGCTGCTCGGAGAGATTCCTCCGCCGGCCTCCGCTAGGCCATTCCTGATCGCCGTGCGCGGTGCGGAAGGCCGCGCAGTCGCACACCGGAGCGGAAGGCACGCAAGAACGCACACAAGAGCGTTGCACGAAACAGCAAGCGCCCATTGA
- a CDS encoding MFS transporter, translated as MSTTSTEHSTQAITHLRKPERSFWQIWNMSFGFLGIQFGWGLQMANMSAIYEYLGAEAHQIPILWLAAPLTGLLVQPIIGQASDRTWGPLGRRRPYFLAGAILSSLMLVLMPNSSSLWMAAGMLWILDASINISMEPFRAFVADILPEGQRTSGFAMQSLFIGLGAVIASAMPWLLTNVFHMQQAAGDTHAIPTTVRVSFYIGAVAFMGAVLWTIFTTKEYPPEDVDAFRKAKARKAGLAANAKEIFAAIAEMPQTMRRLGPVQLFTWLGLFCMWLYFPVAVARNVFGAEDPSSPLYKEGVEWGGICFALYSAVCFGFSFILPILARKLGRKSTHILCLVCGAAGLSSVAVIHDKYLLLLTMVGVGIAWASTLSMPYALLAASLPPQRTGVYMGIFNFFIVTPEILASLFFGWLMLHLLNNNRILAVIAGGGFMLVAAVLMLRVNDPRILSVEDV; from the coding sequence ATGAGTACCACGAGTACTGAGCACAGCACCCAGGCAATCACTCACTTGCGCAAGCCTGAACGCAGCTTCTGGCAGATCTGGAACATGAGCTTCGGCTTCCTTGGAATCCAGTTCGGCTGGGGCTTGCAAATGGCCAACATGAGCGCCATTTATGAATATCTGGGGGCCGAGGCTCACCAGATACCGATCCTGTGGCTGGCCGCTCCCCTCACAGGCCTGCTGGTTCAGCCCATCATCGGGCAGGCGAGCGACCGCACCTGGGGTCCTCTCGGCCGGCGCCGGCCCTACTTCCTCGCTGGAGCGATCCTCAGTTCGCTGATGCTCGTTCTCATGCCCAACAGTTCTTCCCTCTGGATGGCGGCCGGCATGCTCTGGATCCTCGATGCCTCCATCAACATCAGCATGGAGCCTTTCCGCGCTTTCGTGGCCGACATCCTGCCTGAAGGCCAGCGAACATCCGGTTTCGCCATGCAGAGCCTGTTCATCGGGCTCGGCGCAGTCATAGCGTCCGCGATGCCGTGGCTGCTCACCAACGTCTTTCACATGCAGCAGGCCGCAGGAGACACGCACGCCATTCCCACCACCGTGCGAGTCTCCTTCTACATCGGGGCAGTCGCATTCATGGGCGCCGTCTTGTGGACCATCTTCACCACAAAGGAGTATCCGCCCGAGGACGTCGACGCATTTCGCAAAGCCAAAGCCCGGAAAGCGGGGCTCGCGGCCAACGCAAAGGAAATCTTCGCGGCTATCGCAGAAATGCCTCAGACCATGCGCAGGCTCGGCCCCGTGCAGCTATTCACATGGTTGGGACTGTTCTGCATGTGGCTCTACTTCCCGGTTGCTGTAGCTCGTAACGTATTCGGCGCAGAAGACCCCAGCTCCCCGCTTTACAAGGAGGGAGTGGAATGGGGTGGCATCTGCTTTGCCCTCTATTCCGCCGTCTGCTTCGGCTTCTCGTTCATATTGCCAATCCTGGCTCGGAAGCTCGGACGCAAATCTACGCACATCCTCTGCCTGGTCTGCGGCGCCGCCGGCCTCTCGTCAGTGGCCGTGATCCACGACAAATACCTTCTCCTGCTCACTATGGTCGGAGTCGGTATCGCTTGGGCCAGCACCCTGTCGATGCCCTATGCTCTGCTCGCCGCCTCTCTGCCGCCGCAGCGAACCGGCGTCTACATGGGGATATTCAATTTCTTCATCGTGACGCCGGAGATTCTCGCGTCTCTCTTCTTCGGATGGCTGATGCTCCACCTTCTCAACAACAACCGGATCCTCGCAGTCATTGCGGGTGGCGGGTTCATGCTTGTCGCTGCAGTACTCATGCTCCGCGTAAACGATCCGCGAATCCTTAGTGTGGAGGACGTCTAG